The following proteins come from a genomic window of Microcoleus sp. FACHB-831:
- a CDS encoding L,D-transpeptidase produces QAPVRLVVFTTSRLISNWLLVALPIALCACTSSDAVVPTPKNVIEAKPQSSPPSVNNADKLNSIQEERYSLLIHRVDKRLEVRNNQSVPIYKATIGIGKGGLKDKQNMNDFVTPTGEMSVDLILYKKSEYNQISQDNVKRFVKVTQYRNLVNPQQGLAQLFKNMSSLDFDGNGSPDGAYGNGYIGLTSTTSITGPKMSTFQGTPYWFSIALHGTPNPENIGQANSGGCIHLDSNTLQQLIEKGWVKLGTKVTVVD; encoded by the coding sequence AGCAAGCCCCAGTTAGGTTAGTTGTGTTTACAACATCTCGTCTCATCTCAAACTGGCTCTTAGTTGCACTACCAATAGCCCTATGCGCTTGTACATCATCTGATGCTGTCGTTCCAACTCCAAAAAACGTAATTGAAGCCAAGCCACAATCCTCGCCACCATCCGTAAATAATGCTGATAAACTCAACAGCATTCAAGAAGAACGTTACTCGCTGCTCATTCATCGAGTAGACAAGCGCTTGGAGGTACGCAATAACCAAAGCGTTCCGATTTACAAAGCAACTATCGGTATTGGGAAGGGCGGACTCAAAGACAAACAAAATATGAATGACTTTGTTACTCCCACAGGCGAGATGAGCGTAGACTTGATTCTCTACAAAAAGTCTGAGTACAACCAGATTTCCCAAGATAACGTTAAGCGTTTTGTCAAAGTTACTCAGTATCGCAACTTAGTTAACCCTCAGCAAGGATTAGCTCAGCTATTCAAGAACATGAGTTCTCTTGACTTTGATGGGAACGGTAGCCCAGACGGAGCCTATGGCAATGGCTATATCGGACTCACTTCAACGACAAGCATCACGGGTCCTAAAATGAGTACATTTCAGGGAACGCCCTACTGGTTCTCAATCGCACTTCATGGTACACCCAATCCAGAGAATATTGGTCAAGCTAACTCAGGTGGCTGCATCCATCTCGACTCAAACACATTGCAGCAGTTAATTGAGAAGGGTTGGGTGAAGTTAGGTACCAAAGTAACGGTTGTTGATTAA
- a CDS encoding ABC transporter ATP-binding protein/permease, producing MDRLNFNVVQQFWTIAKSYWSGDEKWQARGLLLGVVLLLLAYTGLSVVLNNKRGVLISALSAKDESRFWETVIIFIAVLVIYAPLLAGYTYLRDRLSLQWRKWLTHRFVDSYFRDRSYYNLHISGTEIDNPDQRISEDVRSFTQESLTFLLRLVESVLSTIAFSSVLWGISKPLVLFLVLYALIGTLVTTVVFGKPLVRLNFEQLKKEANLRFGLVRIRENAEAIAFYQGEERESNQVKQRFFDVFENVKRLLVWELNLNVLTNAYEFIPFILPALVVAPAIFAGEMEVGKVSEAQGAFVRVFFSLNVVVARFQQLSTFGAGINRLYTFAEFLERTESNQEQPKIQTVEAERLAVEHLSLQTPNYKRTLVEDLSLELAAGQGLLVMGPSGCGKSSLLRAIAGLWDSGTGTIIRPESNQILFLPQRPYMVLGTLRDQLLYPNTHLEVDDEHLKQVLEQVNLAGLEERFGGFDAQEDWADVLSLGEQQRLTFARLLLNKPNYAILDEATSALDLDNEERLYQHLQAKGTTFLSVGHRATLANYHQSLLELSQDKTWQIKQPVTLVEEQPELLELPSTT from the coding sequence ATGGATCGATTGAACTTCAATGTAGTCCAGCAGTTCTGGACAATCGCCAAGTCCTATTGGTCTGGGGATGAAAAATGGCAAGCCAGAGGATTACTGCTCGGAGTCGTGCTGTTACTGCTGGCCTATACGGGATTGAGTGTAGTTCTCAACAACAAGCGAGGAGTGCTGATTTCAGCCCTCTCAGCCAAGGATGAATCCCGTTTCTGGGAAACCGTCATCATTTTCATCGCTGTGCTGGTAATCTATGCACCATTGCTCGCAGGCTATACCTATCTGCGCGATCGCCTGAGTTTGCAATGGCGGAAATGGCTGACCCATCGATTCGTGGATAGCTACTTTCGCGATCGCTCGTACTATAATCTGCATATCTCAGGCACCGAAATCGATAACCCAGATCAGCGGATTTCGGAAGATGTTCGCAGTTTTACCCAGGAATCTCTCACCTTTTTGCTGCGGTTGGTGGAGTCGGTGCTGTCAACCATCGCCTTCAGCAGCGTACTTTGGGGTATTTCTAAACCACTGGTGCTTTTTCTGGTGCTGTATGCCTTGATTGGCACTCTGGTGACGACGGTTGTGTTTGGGAAGCCGCTTGTCCGACTGAATTTTGAACAACTGAAGAAGGAAGCCAACTTACGATTTGGTCTGGTGCGAATTCGGGAGAATGCAGAAGCGATCGCGTTTTACCAGGGAGAAGAACGGGAGTCAAACCAAGTCAAGCAGCGGTTTTTCGATGTGTTTGAGAATGTCAAGCGGCTGTTGGTTTGGGAATTGAACTTAAATGTTCTCACCAATGCTTATGAGTTTATCCCGTTTATCTTGCCTGCTTTAGTGGTTGCTCCTGCAATTTTTGCTGGAGAAATGGAAGTAGGTAAGGTTTCTGAAGCGCAAGGTGCTTTTGTGAGAGTCTTTTTCTCGCTGAATGTTGTGGTTGCTCGTTTCCAGCAATTATCCACATTTGGCGCTGGAATTAACCGTCTCTATACCTTTGCAGAATTTTTAGAGCGGACGGAATCGAATCAGGAACAGCCCAAAATTCAAACGGTGGAAGCGGAACGCCTCGCCGTCGAACATCTCAGCCTGCAAACTCCCAACTATAAACGCACATTAGTAGAAGATTTGTCGCTAGAGTTAGCTGCGGGACAAGGACTTTTGGTGATGGGGCCGAGTGGTTGTGGTAAGAGTTCGCTGCTGAGAGCGATCGCGGGACTATGGGATTCTGGTACAGGAACCATTATTCGTCCTGAATCCAACCAGATCCTATTTTTGCCCCAACGTCCCTATATGGTGCTGGGTACTCTGCGCGATCAATTGCTCTATCCCAACACGCACCTTGAGGTTGACGACGAACACTTAAAGCAAGTGCTGGAACAGGTGAATTTAGCAGGTTTAGAGGAAAGATTTGGCGGTTTTGATGCCCAGGAGGATTGGGCAGATGTCCTCTCTTTGGGTGAACAACAACGGCTAACTTTCGCCCGGTTGCTGCTGAACAAACCCAACTACGCCATATTAGATGAAGCAACTAGCGCCCTAGATTTGGATAACGAGGAACGGTTGTATCAACATTTGCAGGCGAAAGGGACTACTTTCTTGAGTGTGGGACATCGCGCTACGTTGGCAAATTATCATCAGTCTTTGCTGGAACTCTCCCAGGATAAGACGTGGCAGATCAAACAACCTGTGACTCTTGTCGAAGAACAACCGGAGTTGTTGGAACTTCCATCGACTACCTGA
- a CDS encoding Precorrin-3B methylase — MAKQENPLTGEALIKEVCRRIRVARSYWDAHNNAACRGERDRALALYNTLTKEQKDQIPQQLRVWLRYRSEKYFGAHRTPPKSKRKSK, encoded by the coding sequence ATGGCAAAGCAGGAAAATCCTCTCACGGGAGAAGCACTCATTAAGGAAGTTTGTCGGCGGATTCGGGTTGCCCGTAGCTACTGGGATGCTCATAATAACGCTGCTTGTCGGGGAGAACGCGATCGCGCCTTAGCGCTTTACAACACGCTGACGAAAGAACAAAAAGACCAGATTCCGCAGCAGTTGCGGGTGTGGCTTCGCTACCGCAGTGAAAAATACTTTGGCGCACACCGAACGCCGCCCAAGTCGAAACGAAAGTCAAAGTAG
- a CDS encoding UvrD-helicase domain-containing protein translates to MLSESEQHQLLEKLRTLHSDDEKQLEVIFSESKRLIVEAPAGYGKTKTMISKVAYLLATGQIAHPKKILTLTFSVNAAYKIKKELSEHLPHLIQPINSNQFRVNERLFVSNYHGFCRHILKKYGYLLHSNLSNIEILKSVDDSESQEITALLDISYDKASIFTEYSDAVKSVDKQHVLKFFNRYTDGIIESFLDKDYISFNGILALTLRLFQDYSEVLHFYQGYFPMIIVDEFQDTNVLSWALLKKLVADRSQLVFIGDSLQRIYGFIGAIPNLMLEAEQLLSMDRIALEKNYRFMSNPQMLQLDKNIRLNAEKPDAPAIQIKAEVPFISVNNQLEESEKIAQKIISLISSEDRQLCKVAILVKQRGENVNKIIEVLMEKNISYFYALFGDDDSEYLSFHRECSSQFTEQLRKDIRISKGTLSKFYIKIAETFKHSSSPVIKSLLNLLEVFLSRALSDYSFLSAEDKLILIRDTFENRTLKQNMEYVNENVIISTIHGAKGLEWDYVLMPDMEQYSMPNWNGLCGACNHKSNCNLTVDSRNEKNFLEELSVFYVGVTRARKQIVFSASKTRFKADGTTQPANLSCMLKLPGIAVVEQ, encoded by the coding sequence ATGCTAAGTGAATCAGAACAGCATCAATTATTAGAGAAGCTTAGAACTCTACACTCTGACGATGAAAAGCAGCTTGAGGTTATCTTCTCGGAGTCTAAGAGACTTATTGTTGAAGCTCCTGCTGGCTACGGGAAGACGAAAACTATGATCAGTAAGGTAGCTTATCTGTTAGCTACTGGACAAATTGCTCATCCTAAGAAAATACTTACGCTAACATTTAGTGTTAATGCAGCATATAAAATTAAAAAAGAGCTTTCTGAACATTTGCCTCACCTAATTCAGCCTATCAATTCAAATCAATTTAGGGTAAATGAAAGATTATTTGTCTCAAATTATCATGGTTTTTGTAGGCATATCCTAAAAAAATATGGTTATTTGCTACATTCTAATCTATCTAATATAGAGATACTGAAATCTGTAGATGATTCGGAAAGCCAAGAAATAACTGCACTGCTAGATATATCTTATGATAAAGCTTCAATCTTTACCGAATATAGTGATGCTGTTAAGAGTGTAGACAAACAACATGTATTAAAATTCTTCAATCGATACACAGATGGAATCATAGAAAGCTTTCTTGATAAGGATTATATAAGTTTTAATGGAATCCTTGCGCTTACTTTAAGGCTATTTCAGGACTATAGTGAAGTGCTTCACTTCTATCAGGGTTATTTCCCCATGATTATTGTGGATGAGTTTCAGGATACAAATGTTTTAAGTTGGGCTTTATTGAAGAAGCTAGTAGCTGATAGATCTCAATTGGTTTTTATAGGAGATTCCTTGCAAAGAATATATGGTTTTATAGGTGCTATACCCAATTTAATGCTTGAGGCAGAACAACTCTTATCTATGGATCGGATAGCACTGGAAAAGAACTATAGATTTATGTCTAATCCACAGATGCTTCAACTGGATAAAAATATCAGACTAAATGCAGAAAAGCCTGATGCTCCAGCTATTCAAATAAAGGCAGAAGTTCCATTTATATCTGTCAATAATCAACTAGAAGAATCGGAGAAAATTGCACAAAAGATAATTTCTTTGATCTCTTCCGAAGATCGTCAACTGTGCAAGGTTGCGATTTTAGTAAAACAAAGAGGAGAAAACGTAAATAAAATTATTGAAGTCCTTATGGAGAAGAATATTTCCTATTTTTATGCTCTCTTTGGAGATGATGATTCAGAATATTTATCATTTCATAGAGAGTGTTCTTCTCAATTCACCGAGCAATTAAGAAAGGATATTAGGATTTCCAAAGGAACCTTGAGTAAGTTTTACATTAAAATTGCAGAAACATTTAAACATAGTAGCAGTCCAGTGATAAAGTCACTGCTGAATTTACTAGAAGTATTTTTGTCTAGAGCTTTAAGTGATTACTCATTCTTAAGTGCTGAAGATAAATTAATTCTTATAAGGGATACTTTTGAGAATAGAACCTTGAAGCAAAATATGGAATATGTTAATGAGAATGTCATCATATCAACCATTCATGGGGCAAAAGGATTGGAATGGGATTATGTCTTAATGCCAGATATGGAGCAATACTCTATGCCTAACTGGAATGGACTCTGCGGAGCCTGTAACCATAAAAGCAACTGCAATTTAACGGTAGATAGTAGAAACGAGAAAAATTTCTTAGAAGAATTAAGCGTGTTTTATGTAGGTGTAACTAGGGCAAGAAAACAGATTGTTTTCTCTGCAAGTAAAACTCGTTTTAAGGCAGATGGAACTACACAACCTGCAAACTTGAGTTGTATGCTAAAACTTCCTGGTATAGCTGTTGTAGAGCAATAA
- a CDS encoding ATP-dependent endonuclease — MRISTLDIKNYRNLDGVKIKFHPTTNFIIGENNLGKSNLLDLLNIIFNKNNFVESDFFDLDNQIQISFSLGVSDIEQGFFDDLFDPNNREQINIVAIQESPDEIIKFEHQETKTVIHSSRVRCVNYINYDSLRNPSSELSFSNNRGVGKFLNHIIVKYLQNGCLQDSDFVITEKVDEFLIEVNQSLQKIKSFKDFSVQAVREENKENLLAKLILLADDNKRTLEKLGYGVQFSIIITLSILERLLSLSKQRLDRCIVEDSSSAEKEKCIPVLIGLDEPEIHLHPYAQRSLIKYFLRVVNNDEPDFRSLLADIFQINRLLGQMIVVSHSPNILLNDYRQFLRIYKDDNGCLVVKNGFDINLDTATEKQLLKNLPYVKEAFFSKVVILVEGDSELGAFPILCEQINVDLDELGVSAVQAGSADSIPPLMKLLNEFGIQNIGLMDADQKNKYDGTPNLFFTQGKDFEEDMYDSFNIVDYAKYLEEEFPDSKKANFFIEQAKSLSLTLDPHNLIHPQLASLSPEKNQELKRLLKETILKNLRSNKSLLRGRDLSKYVTEIPQVYKDLIQKAVELSTNAK, encoded by the coding sequence ATGAGGATTTCTACGCTTGATATCAAGAACTATCGGAACTTAGATGGGGTGAAAATAAAGTTTCATCCTACAACAAACTTCATTATTGGGGAAAATAATTTAGGTAAATCAAATTTACTCGATTTATTAAATATAATTTTTAATAAAAATAATTTTGTTGAATCAGATTTTTTTGATCTAGATAATCAAATTCAAATTAGTTTTTCCTTGGGAGTTTCGGATATTGAGCAAGGTTTTTTTGATGATTTATTTGATCCTAACAACAGAGAGCAAATAAATATAGTAGCTATTCAAGAATCTCCTGATGAAATAATTAAGTTTGAACATCAAGAAACAAAAACAGTTATTCATAGTAGCAGAGTAAGATGTGTCAATTACATAAATTATGACTCACTAAGAAATCCATCATCTGAACTAAGCTTTTCTAATAATAGAGGTGTTGGAAAATTCCTGAATCATATTATAGTCAAGTATCTACAAAATGGCTGTTTGCAGGACTCTGATTTTGTAATCACTGAAAAAGTTGATGAATTTCTAATCGAAGTCAACCAATCTTTACAAAAAATTAAATCGTTTAAAGATTTTTCTGTGCAAGCTGTTAGGGAAGAGAATAAAGAGAACTTATTGGCAAAGCTCATATTATTAGCGGATGATAATAAGCGAACCTTGGAAAAATTAGGTTATGGTGTACAATTCTCAATAATTATCACCTTGTCAATTCTCGAAAGGTTACTAAGCCTTAGCAAGCAGCGTTTAGATAGATGTATTGTCGAAGATAGCTCAAGTGCAGAAAAAGAAAAGTGCATTCCAGTCCTAATAGGGTTGGATGAACCGGAGATTCACTTGCATCCTTATGCTCAGAGAAGTTTAATCAAATATTTTCTGCGGGTAGTAAATAACGATGAGCCAGATTTTAGATCTCTTCTAGCAGACATATTTCAAATAAATAGATTGCTTGGACAAATGATAGTTGTTTCACATTCGCCTAACATTTTACTAAATGACTATAGACAGTTTCTAAGAATATATAAGGATGATAACGGCTGTCTTGTTGTCAAAAATGGGTTTGATATAAACCTAGATACAGCTACTGAAAAACAGTTACTTAAGAATCTGCCTTATGTTAAAGAAGCGTTTTTTTCAAAAGTAGTAATTTTGGTAGAAGGCGATAGTGAACTTGGCGCTTTCCCTATTCTTTGTGAGCAAATAAATGTTGATTTAGATGAATTAGGAGTTAGCGCCGTTCAAGCAGGAAGTGCTGATTCGATTCCACCTTTAATGAAATTGCTAAATGAGTTTGGTATTCAAAATATAGGGTTAATGGATGCTGATCAGAAGAACAAATATGATGGTACTCCAAATTTGTTTTTCACTCAAGGAAAGGATTTTGAAGAAGATATGTATGATAGCTTCAATATCGTAGATTACGCAAAATATTTAGAGGAAGAATTTCCGGATAGTAAAAAGGCTAACTTTTTCATTGAACAGGCTAAGAGCCTCAGTCTTACTCTCGATCCTCACAACCTAATTCATCCTCAGTTAGCTTCTTTATCCCCAGAGAAAAACCAAGAACTAAAGCGTCTCTTAAAAGAGACTATTCTTAAGAATTTGAGAAGCAATAAAAGTCTTCTTCGTGGAAGAGATTTAAGTAAATACGTTACTGAAATTCCTCAAGTGTATAAAGATTTAATTCAAAAAGCAGTTGAATTATCGACCAATGCTAAGTGA
- a CDS encoding WD40 repeat domain-containing protein, with the protein MKKTTALTVTVLAIATLVGTSVAKSAGFFAQAPTPAVAQAKPSWENSKLVHKLPTVANYAKFSSNGLLLVCNGEQGKAIQLWDVRKGELLSSIKADDTTTTSFGDVAISPDGQFVASIIYSQIDKSIGVGLWNRKTGEAIWKKPIFTNSAEFRSPKDSGENFPASIVSSLEFSPNGRFIASSARKYFGSENPQIQLWDVATGEKRFVLRSNIKSLRRMSFSPDSQVLASLGSNESILKGGTYHWQGLIQLWNPNTGQLLHTLKEKNELIPKSIAFSPDGRTLTSLSKDAIYEAHLRTWDVNTGGTVRTVPASVDRTDDQLSLSPDAKTYLVAGQVAGSRIINAEIRKEWPLGGFDVSSGASTGLFSPDGQMLAVPTVAGIPIWQAGN; encoded by the coding sequence ATGAAGAAAACAACTGCCTTAACAGTGACAGTCCTCGCGATCGCTACACTTGTGGGGACATCTGTGGCAAAATCGGCTGGCTTCTTCGCTCAAGCACCAACCCCTGCCGTGGCTCAAGCTAAACCATCTTGGGAAAACTCCAAGCTAGTTCACAAGTTGCCCACTGTCGCGAACTATGCCAAGTTTAGCTCTAATGGGCTTCTACTCGTGTGTAATGGTGAACAGGGTAAAGCCATTCAGTTGTGGGATGTAAGGAAAGGGGAATTACTCTCATCTATCAAAGCCGACGATACCACTACCACTTCCTTTGGAGATGTTGCCATCAGCCCTGATGGACAGTTTGTTGCCAGCATCATCTACTCGCAAATTGATAAATCAATAGGGGTTGGTCTGTGGAATAGAAAAACCGGAGAAGCGATCTGGAAAAAACCAATTTTTACCAATAGCGCCGAGTTTCGCTCCCCTAAGGATTCTGGGGAAAATTTCCCGGCTAGCATTGTTTCCAGCTTGGAATTTAGCCCAAACGGACGATTTATTGCCAGTAGCGCCCGAAAATATTTTGGTTCCGAAAATCCGCAGATTCAGCTATGGGATGTAGCAACCGGCGAAAAGCGTTTTGTACTCAGGAGTAATATCAAATCTTTACGAAGGATGAGTTTTAGCCCTGATAGCCAAGTGTTAGCCAGCCTCGGTTCCAATGAATCTATCCTCAAGGGAGGAACTTATCACTGGCAAGGCTTGATTCAACTTTGGAATCCTAACACAGGTCAACTCCTCCATACCCTAAAAGAAAAAAATGAGTTAATTCCCAAGAGCATAGCCTTTAGCCCGGATGGTCGAACGTTAACCAGTCTGTCAAAAGACGCGATATATGAAGCTCACCTCCGCACTTGGGACGTGAACACGGGTGGAACTGTGCGTACTGTTCCGGCTTCGGTAGACAGAACGGATGACCAGTTATCACTCAGTCCTGATGCTAAAACCTATCTGGTAGCTGGTCAGGTAGCTGGTTCACGTATTATTAATGCCGAAATTCGCAAGGAATGGCCTCTTGGTGGTTTTGATGTGAGTAGTGGTGCTAGTACCGGATTATTTAGCCCAGATGGTCAGATGTTGGCTGTTCCAACGGTAGCAGGAATTCCGATTTGGCAAGCTGGTAATTAG